DNA from Canis lupus dingo isolate Sandy chromosome 27, ASM325472v2, whole genome shotgun sequence:
gaaaaatGTCCATTAGATATTGCAATGGAAGGTCTTCAGTTGGTTAACCATATAAATTATCATTCAGACTTGacttttcaaaaaccaaaaacattgtacttttctaaaatgtgtatgcTTCCATTATCCTCCCAAACaattcaggaaatttaacatGATTTGACTTCTCTTTGATATACACCAGTTCCCatctttacatattctttttacccaattttttttttctggcatcatttcttttttttgactaAGTAACTGGCCTTAtactttttatctatttcttcctatgGAAGATGTAACTCTCAAATAATCCATTATGCATACAACTACACATACAATACTGCTTTTGATAGCATCCCAGTATCATTAATTATAATGCTGATTAAATACATATCAATGTTTATATAGTTATGACTGTATAAATATTATTCACGGCTGCTATTACACTATAATTACACTTCTTGTCTTGTAcaacctttttgtttttcctggagttGATAGTtgccttgcttttttatttgtttagttttctttgttcCTATCTCTACTTTCTTCACAAACTatccaaaaaaaatgaagatactaCAGGAATATAGAAAATCAGTATACTGacagaacactgatgaaagaaattgaggaagacacaaagaaatggaaaaatgttccatgctcatggattgaaaggacaaatactgttaaaatgtctatgctacctagagcaatttagacattcaatgaaatccctatcaaaattctatcAATTGGCCCGCAGCCCCGCGAGCGCGCAGCCAGGCCGTAGCCCCCGCGCGGCCAGGCTCCCTGCGGCCAAGGGGGCGTCCGCGCGGCTGCTGCGCGCCGTGATCCTGGGGGCGCCCGGCTCCGGCAAGGGCACCGTGTCGTCGCGCATCACCAAGCACTTCGCGCTGAAGCACCTCTCCAGCGGGGACCTGCTCCGGGACGACATGCTTCGGGGCACAGAAATTGGTGTGTTAGCCAAGACTTTCATTGACCAAGGGAAGCTCATCCCGGATGAGGTCATGACTCGGCTGACCCTTCATGAGCTGAAAAACCTCACCCAATATAGCTGGCTATTGGATGGTTTTCCAAGGACACTTCCACAGGCAGAAGCCCTGGACGGAGCTTATCAGACAGACACAGTGATTAATCTGAACGTGCCCTTCGAAGTCATTAAGCAGCGTCTCACCGCGCGCTGGATTCATCCGGCCAGCGGCCGAGTCTACAACATCGAATTCAACCCTCCCAAAGCCGTGGGCATTGATGACCTGACAGGGGAGCCTCTCATTCAGCGGGATGATGACCAGCCAGAGACGGTTGTCAAGAGACTCAAGGCTTATGAAGTCCAAACACACCCGGTCCTGGAATATTACCGGAAAAAGGGAGTATTGGAAACCTTCTCTGGAACAGAAACCAACAAGATCTGGCCCCATGTGTATGCTTTCCTACAAACAAAAGTTCCACAAATAAACCAGAAAGCATCAGTTACTCCATGAGGAAAAGTGTACATCACCAGTAAGATGAGCAGAGACTCCTCGCCTGTGCATTTAGAAGCTCCGTGTTCTGAGACTGGCATGTATGagttctttgaaaattatattagtttcacttcTACTGATTTCATTCTGGAAATTAAGAATGGGCCAAATGAGTCCGATACTAAGATTCATCTTTTTGTCTACCCAGGGTATCTTCTATGggtatgtaatttaaaaa
Protein-coding regions in this window:
- the LOC112665593 gene encoding GTP:AMP phosphotransferase AK3, mitochondrial-like; amino-acid sequence: MKSLSKFYQLARSPASAQPGRSPRAARLPAAKGASARLLRAVILGAPGSGKGTVSSRITKHFALKHLSSGDLLRDDMLRGTEIGVLAKTFIDQGKLIPDEVMTRLTLHELKNLTQYSWLLDGFPRTLPQAEALDGAYQTDTVINLNVPFEVIKQRLTARWIHPASGRVYNIEFNPPKAVGIDDLTGEPLIQRDDDQPETVVKRLKAYEVQTHPVLEYYRKKGVLETFSGTETNKIWPHVYAFLQTKVPQINQKASVTP